Proteins encoded by one window of Lycium barbarum isolate Lr01 chromosome 11, ASM1917538v2, whole genome shotgun sequence:
- the LOC132617997 gene encoding uncharacterized protein LOC132617997, with protein MQKSIFLTLTNEQGQPPDCILKDAKNTSKLSYSSLLGSINPMSRSRVYQALAEEDIEADAKGNDVDLSLILINVKHITKLLGEQGREEYVVLDLKHKVICFLLERTKLCTNNT; from the exons ATGCAGAAAAGTATATTCTTGACGTTGACAAATGAGCAG GGGCAACCCCCTGATTGCATACTAAAGGACGCAAAAAACACCAGCAAGCTAAGTTATTCAAGTTTGCTTGGGAGCATTAATCCTATGAGCAGATCTAGAGTTTATCAAGCTTTGGCAGAAGAAGATATTGAAGCT GATGCCAAGGGCAATGATGTTGATCTCAGTCTGATATTGATCAATGTGAAGCATATTACGAAGCTGCTAGGGGAACAAGGAAGAGAAGAATATGTGGTCTTGGATCTCAAGCACAAAGTTATCtgctttttgttggaaagaacaaaattatgcactaacaatacttga